The Bradyrhizobium sp. CCGB01 genome segment CTGTTCGTCTCCGGCCAGGTCTGCTTCGCCCCTGACGGCAAGCTGATCGCCAAGGGCAAGCTGGGCGCCGGCGTCTCCATCGAGGACGGCGCCGCGGCGGCGCGCGGCTGCGCGGTCAATTTGCTGGCCCAGGTCAAGGCGGCGCTCGGCGATCTCGACAAGGTCGTGCGCGTGGTGCGCCTCGGCGGCTTCATCAACTCGGCGCCCGACTTCCTGGACGGGCCGAAGGTCCTCAACGGCGCCTCCGACCTGATGGTTGCCGCCTTCGGTGACAAGGGCCGCCATGCCCGCACCACCGTCGGCGTCGCCTCGCTGCCCGCGGATGCGGCGGTCGAGGTCGAAGGTGTGTTCGAGGTCGCCTGACGCGAATGCGCGCCCCTGATTGGCTGACAGCCCGGCCGGTCGCCCATCGCGGCCTGCACGACATTTCCCGCGGCATCGTCGAGAACATGCCGGGCGCGGTGCAGGCTGCGGTCGCGGGCAATTTCGCGATCGAGGTCGACATCCAGCTCTCCGCCGACGGCGAGGCGATGATTCATCACGACCACGCGCTCGGCCGCCTCACCGAGGCCACCGGCGAGGTGGTCTCGAAGACGGCCGCAGAGCTGAGAGCCGTCAAGTTCAAGGACACCGCCGAGCGGATGATGTCGCTCGGCGATCTCTGCGCCATGGTCGCCGGCCGCGTGCCGCTGGTGATCGAGGTGAAGAGCCATTTTGGCGGCGACCGCAAGCTGGTGAAGCGGATGGCCGAGGTGCTGTCGTCCTATCAGGGCCCGGCTGTCGGCATGTCCTTCGATCCCGATCAGGTGCTGGCGCTGAGCGAGCTGCTGCCCAACCGTCCGCGCGGCATCGTTGCGCAGCGGACCTATGAGGACGAGTACTGGGCGAAGCTGACGCAGGCGCAACGCGACAGCATGCTGTACCTGCGCCACGGCTTCCAGACCCAGCCGCATTTCATCGCCTTCAAGGTCGACCACCTGCCGGCCCCCGCCCCCTGGATCGCCCGCAATGTGTTCGGCTGCGCCCTGCTCGGCTGGACCGTGCGCACCCCGGAGCAGCGCATGCGGGTCGGGCAATATGCGGATCAAATGATCTTTGAGGGGTTCGTGCCGTAGGGGCACGAGGGGGTATAGTTCCCGCCTCTTGAAGTCGCTGCTGCAATGCACGATCTTGGGCATGATGGCATCATCTGAAATCACGCTCGAGGCGGTCCCCTCCATTGGCGAGGTGCCCGCAGAGGATTGGGACGCCTGCGCCAATCCCGACAAGGCCTGCAACGGGCATGGCGCTGGAACCTCATCCGCCCTTCCAGGCAATTCCCTCGCCCTGTCAAAGCCCGCTTATAACCCGTTCGTCTCCCACGCATTTCTCTCCGCCGTTGAGAAATCGGGTTCGGCAACGATCCGCACCGGCTGGGGCCCGCGCCATCTCGTGGCCAAGATCGATGGCCGCGTCGCCGGTGTCGTGCCCTGCTATCTGAAATCGCACAGCCAAGGCGAATACGTCTTCGACCGCGGCTGGGCCGACGCCTATGAGCGTGCCGGCGGGCGATACTATCCGAAACTGCAGGTCTCGGTTCCCTTCACCCCCGCGACGGGCCCGCGGCTGCTGGTCCGCGACGGCGTCGATCGCGAGCGCATCACGGAGGCACTGGCGAGCGGGCTGGTGGCATTGTGCGGCGTCAGCAAGGCCTCCTCGGTGCACGTCACCTTCGCGCGCGAGACGGAGTGGAAACTGCTCGCCCAGCACGGCTTCCTCCAGCGCACCGATCAACAGTTCCACTGGCGCAACGAGGGTTTTGCCACCTTCGACGATTTCCTGGCGACTCTGAATTCGCGCCACCGCAAGTCGATCAAGCGCGAGCGCCGCGATGCGCTCGCTGCCGGCGTCAGCATCCACTGGCTCACGGGTAAAGACATCACCGAGGATGCCTGGGACGCCTTCTTCGACTTCTACATGGAGACCGGCTCGCGCAAATGGGGCCGTCCCTACCTCACGCGCGAATTCTTCTCGCTGATCGGCGAGACCATGAGCCGGGACGTGCTGCTGGTGATGGCCCGCCGCAACGGCCGCTGGATCGCGGGCGCCATCAACTTCATCGGCTCGGATACGCTGTTCGGCCGCAACTGGGGCGCGGTCGAGCATCATCCGTTCCTGCATTTCGAGGTCTGCTACTATCAGGCGATCGATTTCGCGATCAAACACGGCCTCGACAATGTGGAGGCCGGCGCGCAGGGCGAGCACAAGATCGCGCGCGGTTACCTGCCGCGGACGACCCATTCCGCCCACTTCATCGCCGATCCCGGGCTGCGCCGCGCCATCGACGATTACCTCAAGCGCGAGCGCGCCTATGTCGCGGAAGCCGGCCGCGAGCTCGCCGAGCTCGGCCCATTCCGCAAAGGCATCGACGAGGCGCCTTGACGGTTCGCTGTGGCTGGTGACAGTAAGCGCAAAATTTTCGAGGAGCCGCCATGACCGCCTACGACACCAACAACATCTTCGCAAAAATCCTGCGCGGCGAGCTGCCCTGCCACAAGGTCTATGAGGACGAGCACGTGTTCGCCTTCCTCGACATCATGCCGCGCGTGCCCGGCCACACGCTGGTGATTCCGAAGGCCCCTGCCCGCAACATCCTCGACGTCAAGCCTGATGACTATGCCCACGTCGCCCGCGGCGCACACAAGATCGCGGCGGCTGCGATGAAGGCGTTCAAGGCCGATGGCATCACCGTGCAGCAGTTCAACGAGCCCGCCGGCGGACAGGTGGTGTTTCATCTCCACATGCACGTGATGCCGCGCCACGACGGCGTGGCGATGCTGCCGCCCGCGAGCCGCAAGGAAGACGTCAAGGTGCTGGAAGAGAACGCGACCAAGCTGATCGCGGCGCTGAAGGCGAGCTAATCACCACATACTCCGTCATTGCGAGCGGAGCGAAGCAATCCGGACTGTTTCCGCGGGAACAGTCTGGGTTGCTTCGTCGCAAGAGCTCCGCGCAATGACGGAGGAGAGACCTCACTCCGTCTGGAAATCCCCTGGCTGCGGCGCGGCCAGCGGGGTGAATTCGCAGCGGTCCGGCTTGATGTCGATCAGCGGCGTGTTGTCGATGCAGTCGAGCCCGCGCACGAGAATGGCATTGCCCTCGATACCGACCAGCTTGACAATCGAGGTGCCGATCGGATTGGGCCGGACCGGCGAGCGCAGTGAAAACGTGCCGCGGGTCTTCTCGTTGTTCTTCGGGCTTTGCAGGATGATGTCGCGGCGCGACTTGTCGAGCCAGTAGAGCACTTCGAGATTGCTGTAGAAATCGACACCCTTGATGGCCGGCACGAACGGCTCGAAGATCTCGAGCCGGCATATCGGGCCGTCCTGACGCCCCTGTCGCGGCGTCTCCATCCGCGACGTCCAGGGCGTGCGGATGCGGCCGATGAAGACGAGGCCGGCATCTTCCGCGGGCGGCAGCTCGATGGCGATCTCGCCCTCGCGGAGCTCGTTTTCGCGAACCATATTTCCAGTTCCTTGCTGTTCGCCGGCGGTTTTAGCCCAACCACCACGTCCCGGCCAGCATGAAGACTTCGCCTGCTACCACGCCTGCGAAGATCGAGCGGCGGGTCAGCAGGAAGACGACGAGGCCGGCGCCGACCGCGCCGTAGCGCAAGGCGTCAGGCACGCTGGCCAGCGCTCCCGGCGGCTCGACCACGATCTGGGCGATGACACCGGCCAGGATGGCGGTGGCGACCGCCCTCACCCAGACCAGCAGCTCGGAGCCCTCGTCGATGCCGCCGCCGAACCACAGGCCCAGCATGCGCCAAATCTGGTTGGGAATAACGCCGGCGACGAACAGCACGACGAGCGCATGCCAGTCGCCGATCAGCTGCGCAAAGCTCATGCGCGCACCTCGCGC includes the following:
- a CDS encoding RidA family protein — protein: MAGTVEQKLAEQGIKLHEAPTPVANYVPFVRTGNLLFVSGQVCFAPDGKLIAKGKLGAGVSIEDGAAAARGCAVNLLAQVKAALGDLDKVVRVVRLGGFINSAPDFLDGPKVLNGASDLMVAAFGDKGRHARTTVGVASLPADAAVEVEGVFEVA
- a CDS encoding glycerophosphodiester phosphodiesterase: MRAPDWLTARPVAHRGLHDISRGIVENMPGAVQAAVAGNFAIEVDIQLSADGEAMIHHDHALGRLTEATGEVVSKTAAELRAVKFKDTAERMMSLGDLCAMVAGRVPLVIEVKSHFGGDRKLVKRMAEVLSSYQGPAVGMSFDPDQVLALSELLPNRPRGIVAQRTYEDEYWAKLTQAQRDSMLYLRHGFQTQPHFIAFKVDHLPAPAPWIARNVFGCALLGWTVRTPEQRMRVGQYADQMIFEGFVP
- a CDS encoding GNAT family N-acetyltransferase, with translation MASSEITLEAVPSIGEVPAEDWDACANPDKACNGHGAGTSSALPGNSLALSKPAYNPFVSHAFLSAVEKSGSATIRTGWGPRHLVAKIDGRVAGVVPCYLKSHSQGEYVFDRGWADAYERAGGRYYPKLQVSVPFTPATGPRLLVRDGVDRERITEALASGLVALCGVSKASSVHVTFARETEWKLLAQHGFLQRTDQQFHWRNEGFATFDDFLATLNSRHRKSIKRERRDALAAGVSIHWLTGKDITEDAWDAFFDFYMETGSRKWGRPYLTREFFSLIGETMSRDVLLVMARRNGRWIAGAINFIGSDTLFGRNWGAVEHHPFLHFEVCYYQAIDFAIKHGLDNVEAGAQGEHKIARGYLPRTTHSAHFIADPGLRRAIDDYLKRERAYVAEAGRELAELGPFRKGIDEAP
- a CDS encoding HIT domain-containing protein, which translates into the protein MTAYDTNNIFAKILRGELPCHKVYEDEHVFAFLDIMPRVPGHTLVIPKAPARNILDVKPDDYAHVARGAHKIAAAAMKAFKADGITVQQFNEPAGGQVVFHLHMHVMPRHDGVAMLPPASRKEDVKVLEENATKLIAALKAS
- the tsaA gene encoding tRNA (N6-threonylcarbamoyladenosine(37)-N6)-methyltransferase TrmO; this translates as MVRENELREGEIAIELPPAEDAGLVFIGRIRTPWTSRMETPRQGRQDGPICRLEIFEPFVPAIKGVDFYSNLEVLYWLDKSRRDIILQSPKNNEKTRGTFSLRSPVRPNPIGTSIVKLVGIEGNAILVRGLDCIDNTPLIDIKPDRCEFTPLAAPQPGDFQTE
- a CDS encoding AzlD domain-containing protein — its product is MSFAQLIGDWHALVVLFVAGVIPNQIWRMLGLWFGGGIDEGSELLVWVRAVATAILAGVIAQIVVEPPGALASVPDALRYGAVGAGLVVFLLTRRSIFAGVVAGEVFMLAGTWWLG